From a single Xiphophorus maculatus strain JP 163 A chromosome 5, X_maculatus-5.0-male, whole genome shotgun sequence genomic region:
- the LOC111608653 gene encoding serine/arginine repetitive matrix protein 5-like, translating to MNDIPQVDRLKPRTQRQQTVSNPEPNASRQTQNPTPAGRPRTQRQQADRSKPRTQRQQVDRSKPRTQRQQVDRSKPRTQRQQVDRSKPRTQRQQADRSKPRTQRQQADRSKPRTQRQQADRIKPKTQRQQVDRVNPRTQCQQVDHIKPRTQRQQVDRIKPRTQRQQVDRINPRTQCQQVDCIKPRTQSGSSSDRHRRKLAFCCLVLAHSSCFEMFLHQQVDLVLLTCRGVQSVACGPFAVHVVIFFGPRLQDDAIDP from the exons ATGAACGATATCCCACAGGTAGACCGCTTGAAACCCAGAACCCAACGCCAGCAG ACCGTATCAAACCCAGAACCCAACGCCAGCAGGCAGACCCAGAACCCAACGCCAGCAGGTAGACCCAGAACCCAACGCCAGCAGGCAGACCGCTCGAAACCCAGAACCCAACGCCAGCAGGTAGACCGCTCGAAACCCAGAACCCAACGCCAGCAGGTAGACCGCTCGAAACCCAGAACCCAACGCCAGCAGGTAGACCGCTCGAAACCCAGAACCCAACGCCAGCAGGCAGACCGCTCGAAACCCAGAACCCAACGCCAGCAGGCAGACCGCTCGAAACCCAGAACCCAACGCCAGCAGGCAGACCGTATCAAACCCAAAACCCAACGTCAGCAGGTAGACCGTGTCAATCCCAGAACCCAATGCCAGCAGGTAGACCATATCAAACCCAGAACCCAACGCCAGCAGGTAGACCGTATCAAACCCAGAACCCAACGCCAGCAGGTAGACCGTATCAATCCCAGAACCCAATGCCAGCAG GTAGACTGTATCAAACCCAGAACCCAATCCGGCTCCAGCTCCGATCGCCACAGGAGGAAacttgctttttgttgtttggtaCTTGCACACTCCAGCTGTTTTGAGATGTTTCTTCATCAACAAGTCGACCTCGTCCTCCTCACCTGCAGaggtgttcaaagtgtggccTGCGGGCCATTTGCAGTCCATGTAGTGATTTTTTTTGGCCCACGACTCCAAGATGATGCAATTGATCCCTGA